One segment of Fimbriiglobus ruber DNA contains the following:
- a CDS encoding N-acetylglucosamine-6-phosphate deacetylase yields the protein MQIHARHFRTAQPVAVTVAGGRIASLTPLPDTPVESLPWVAPAFVDVQINGCLGIGFNSPALTADGVRTVTAECLKHGIGTYCPTLITGSFEAIRHGFTVLAAAIDADAELARRLPGFHLEGPYLSGDDGPRGAHPREHARDPDWDEFRRWQDAAGGRIRMVTVAPERTGALRFIEQAASSGVVVAIGHTAATPSQIRAAAAAGARTSTHLGNGCHAVLPRHENYIWEQLACDDLWASLITDGHHLPAAVVKSFVRGKTPARVLITCDAGSLAGLPPGRYRDWGQEFEVLPGGKIVVPGTPFLAGSGSFTDACIGHVVRMAGVTLADAIDMTTARPRELLGLPASTLAPGEPADLMLFDWQPGGDVVVRQVV from the coding sequence TTGCAAATCCACGCCCGCCACTTCCGCACCGCCCAACCCGTGGCCGTCACGGTCGCCGGCGGCCGCATCGCGTCGCTTACCCCCCTGCCCGACACCCCGGTCGAGTCGCTGCCGTGGGTCGCCCCGGCGTTCGTGGACGTGCAGATCAACGGCTGCCTTGGCATCGGCTTCAACTCGCCCGCGTTGACCGCCGACGGCGTCCGGACCGTCACGGCCGAGTGCCTCAAGCACGGCATCGGCACGTATTGCCCCACGCTGATCACCGGCAGCTTCGAGGCGATCCGGCACGGCTTCACGGTCCTGGCCGCGGCGATCGACGCCGATGCGGAACTGGCCCGCCGCCTGCCCGGGTTCCACCTGGAGGGGCCATACCTGTCCGGCGACGACGGTCCCCGCGGCGCCCACCCGCGCGAACACGCCCGCGACCCGGACTGGGACGAGTTCCGCCGCTGGCAGGACGCGGCGGGCGGCCGCATCCGGATGGTCACGGTCGCGCCCGAGCGGACCGGCGCGCTCCGGTTCATCGAGCAGGCGGCTTCGTCGGGCGTGGTCGTCGCGATCGGCCACACGGCCGCCACGCCGTCGCAGATCCGGGCCGCGGCCGCCGCCGGCGCGCGGACGAGCACCCACCTCGGCAACGGCTGCCACGCGGTCCTGCCGCGGCACGAGAACTACATCTGGGAACAGCTCGCCTGCGACGACTTGTGGGCCAGCCTCATCACCGACGGCCACCACCTGCCGGCGGCCGTCGTCAAATCGTTCGTCCGCGGGAAGACGCCCGCCCGCGTATTGATCACCTGCGACGCCGGCTCGCTGGCCGGCCTGCCGCCGGGCCGGTACCGCGACTGGGGCCAGGAGTTCGAGGTGCTGCCGGGCGGCAAGATCGTGGTCCCCGGTACGCCGTTCCTCGCCGGGTCCGGCAGTTTCACCGACGCCTGCATCGGCCACGTCGTCCGGATGGCCGGCGTCACCCTGGCCGACGCGATCGACATGACCACCGCCCGCCCGCGCGAACTCCTCGGCCTCCCCGCGTCGACGCTCGCCCCGGGCGAGCCGGCAGACCTGATGCTGTTCGACTGGCAGCCGGGCGGGGACGTGGTGGTCAGGCAAGTCGTGTAG
- a CDS encoding ribosomal protein L7/L12, with amino-acid sequence MSDEEGFLQAIAAAPTDDLPRLVYADWLEEQGDPRATYLRLATQAAGQVRDGLLSEDQRSALRDTYATAPAEWRGRVGPWFDVVLEAVRQDCKIGVIKVVRNLVHRRLVRAREVVEVLPSVVRSRLLLDVAEGLRQQLEHGYGVIPWPSERGPACHVTLRISSQVAEPVVRPKRVYQQMTLFDIRTDDSHAEYIADVNRGLDAEPGNPYLTRYGHVCSPGWWACFDRGELPIEVLSGPVTFVGSRPVCVWYGETEDVIEFVSGIRVVGYDRLDYWTAAPICVGDLVTVTRTVAGLQTPGRLMRSEIDLRVEWVTAHDEQRQAEPVAVPDPAGN; translated from the coding sequence ATGAGTGACGAAGAGGGATTCTTACAGGCGATCGCAGCGGCCCCGACGGACGACCTCCCCCGGTTGGTGTATGCCGACTGGTTGGAGGAACAGGGCGATCCGCGGGCGACCTATCTCCGGCTGGCCACCCAGGCCGCTGGCCAGGTTCGGGACGGCCTCCTGTCGGAAGACCAGCGGTCCGCACTCCGGGACACTTATGCAACCGCACCGGCGGAGTGGCGGGGGCGCGTGGGGCCGTGGTTCGACGTGGTGCTGGAAGCCGTCCGCCAGGACTGCAAGATTGGGGTGATAAAGGTCGTCCGAAATCTGGTACACCGCAGGCTGGTCAGGGCCAGGGAAGTGGTAGAAGTCCTCCCGTCAGTCGTCCGGAGTCGGCTGCTGCTCGACGTCGCGGAAGGCTTGCGGCAGCAGTTGGAGCACGGGTACGGGGTGATTCCGTGGCCGTCGGAGCGTGGGCCGGCGTGTCACGTCACGCTGCGAATCAGTAGCCAGGTTGCCGAACCTGTCGTTCGGCCGAAGAGGGTGTACCAGCAAATGACCCTCTTCGATATCCGCACTGACGACAGTCACGCCGAATACATCGCTGACGTGAACCGTGGGCTGGATGCCGAGCCGGGCAACCCGTACTTGACTCGATACGGTCACGTGTGCAGCCCCGGTTGGTGGGCCTGCTTCGATCGCGGCGAGTTGCCGATCGAAGTGCTTTCCGGCCCCGTCACATTCGTCGGCTCGCGGCCCGTTTGCGTCTGGTACGGGGAGACAGAGGATGTGATCGAGTTCGTTTCCGGTATCCGGGTGGTCGGGTACGACCGTTTGGACTACTGGACCGCCGCCCCCATCTGCGTCGGTGACCTGGTGACCGTCACCCGCACCGTGGCTGGGTTGCAGACCCCGGGAAGGCTGATGCGGTCTGAAATCGATCTCCGGGTTGAGTGGGTGACTGCGCACGACGAGCAAAGGCAGGCTGAACCTGTTGCTGTACCTGACCCGGCGGGCAATTAG
- a CDS encoding DUF3500 domain-containing protein gives MLGTVTIIALAAYAARDIGFSSDEVSAAEATAWRALAPSADATTAAKGFLDALDAKQKEKAAFEFASERKPAWSNLPTSFVPRNGVRMGDLSPEQRTKAMAVVAAVLSKEGYQKVVDIVAGDQMLAEGKGGGGGKGGGKDGKGGDKGGKGGKGGGKGGGTMFGAAEYYLAIFGTPSETKPWMVQFGGHHLGVNVTIIGKHFVLTPTHTGAQPGLFKRDGKDVRPLGQEYDAGFKLMGALDDKQRKQAIIGERPMNLLLGPGQDGKKIEPKGVKGSDLTADQQKLLLDVIAAWITIGEPEAAAARMEEIKGTITDTYFAWSGPTAPGSAAYFRVQGPTLVIEYAPQGGNDHIHTVIRNPKDDYGAALLTK, from the coding sequence CGGCCTATGCGGCCCGCGACATCGGCTTCTCCTCAGATGAGGTGAGCGCGGCGGAGGCGACCGCCTGGCGGGCGCTGGCGCCGTCGGCGGACGCGACCACCGCAGCGAAAGGGTTTCTGGACGCACTCGACGCCAAGCAGAAGGAGAAGGCGGCGTTCGAGTTCGCGAGCGAGAGAAAGCCCGCCTGGTCGAACTTACCGACGAGCTTTGTCCCCCGGAACGGGGTTCGGATGGGCGACCTGAGCCCGGAGCAGCGGACCAAGGCGATGGCCGTGGTGGCCGCGGTGCTGAGCAAAGAGGGGTACCAGAAGGTCGTCGACATCGTGGCAGGCGACCAAATGCTGGCCGAGGGTAAGGGCGGCGGCGGCGGGAAAGGCGGCGGCAAGGATGGGAAGGGTGGAGACAAGGGCGGCAAAGGCGGCAAAGGTGGCGGCAAGGGCGGCGGGACGATGTTCGGCGCCGCCGAGTATTACCTGGCGATCTTCGGCACCCCTTCCGAGACGAAGCCGTGGATGGTCCAGTTCGGCGGCCACCACCTCGGGGTGAACGTGACCATCATCGGGAAACACTTCGTCCTCACGCCGACCCATACGGGTGCCCAGCCGGGGTTGTTCAAGCGGGACGGCAAGGACGTCCGGCCGCTCGGCCAGGAGTACGACGCCGGGTTCAAGTTGATGGGCGCGCTGGACGACAAGCAGCGCAAGCAGGCGATCATCGGCGAGCGACCGATGAACCTGTTGTTGGGGCCGGGGCAGGACGGCAAGAAGATCGAGCCGAAGGGCGTCAAGGGCTCGGACCTGACGGCCGACCAACAAAAGCTTCTGTTGGACGTGATCGCCGCCTGGATAACCATCGGCGAGCCAGAAGCGGCCGCGGCCCGGATGGAGGAGATCAAGGGGACGATCACCGACACGTACTTCGCCTGGAGCGGTCCCACCGCCCCGGGCAGCGCGGCCTACTTCCGGGTGCAAGGGCCGACGCTGGTGATCGAGTACGCCCCCCAGGGCGGGAACGATCACATCCACACGGTCATCCGCAACCCGAAGGACGATTACGGGGCGGCGCTGTTGACAAAGTGA
- a CDS encoding glycosyltransferase family 87 protein: protein MSLPPRLRFVVLIVPVAWCALIMAFMRPDALKMRPEVAAIVGPLVYDETDLGALALRGANAHIGRMPGRPDEPGWNEPPQLAEQLDAPQPPYSDRFFLEYPIPALALFRLGFLIQPDAATLDLPPAVADSHHYAVAHFVPRTPAEARLWQAFRTAGRFYVVVMTAALVALIVLVGRGYERGAGWNPRVWLAVLPAAVYFSLNRFDIVPTLLVAVSFACLGRNRPGWAGAWLAAGVMFKVFPVLFVPIVLRYLGPARGARWLAGFAAALAVGFGASWALTDWDATVGPIRMQFARTLPEVGTSWTLYGRLLPEALGRSSTARIAVLATVALALVATRPADLAGVLRRCGILLVAFVVMAVFWSPQWVVWFLPLLIPLARTSRCVAAAAAALDVVNYVSFSILFLIVYSMIDVDTAASLAGVMHYVRGVAWFGLAGVLAWGEWAARRSARRPTHDEGIAVFRRDRAALTALFLERGRAAGTPRGLAWVSAVANGEPVFASDETGRLVALAPLVVQFAPEPGSDLEDVPQAREPRPVTGMFTWENGAWRTTGRAVFNLSPEQVIANAKQLKVKS, encoded by the coding sequence ATGTCGCTCCCGCCCCGGCTCCGGTTCGTCGTCCTGATCGTGCCGGTCGCGTGGTGCGCGCTGATCATGGCCTTCATGCGCCCGGACGCGCTCAAAATGCGCCCCGAGGTTGCGGCGATCGTCGGCCCGCTGGTTTACGACGAGACGGACCTCGGCGCCCTCGCCCTCCGCGGGGCCAACGCCCACATCGGCCGCATGCCCGGGCGGCCGGACGAACCCGGCTGGAACGAGCCGCCGCAGTTGGCCGAACAACTCGACGCCCCGCAGCCGCCGTATTCCGACCGCTTCTTCCTCGAATACCCGATCCCGGCGCTCGCCCTCTTCCGGCTCGGCTTCCTCATCCAACCCGACGCGGCGACCCTCGACCTCCCGCCCGCGGTCGCCGACAGCCACCACTACGCGGTCGCCCACTTCGTCCCGCGGACGCCCGCGGAGGCGCGGCTCTGGCAGGCGTTCCGCACGGCCGGCCGGTTCTACGTCGTCGTCATGACGGCGGCCCTCGTCGCCCTGATCGTGCTGGTCGGCCGCGGGTACGAGCGCGGGGCCGGGTGGAACCCGCGGGTCTGGCTGGCGGTCCTGCCCGCGGCCGTCTACTTCTCGCTCAACCGCTTCGACATCGTGCCCACGCTCCTGGTCGCGGTCAGCTTCGCCTGCCTGGGGCGGAACCGCCCGGGGTGGGCCGGGGCGTGGCTGGCGGCCGGGGTGATGTTCAAAGTGTTCCCGGTGCTGTTCGTCCCGATCGTCCTGCGCTACCTCGGCCCGGCCCGCGGCGCCCGGTGGCTCGCCGGGTTCGCGGCCGCGCTGGCGGTCGGATTCGGGGCGTCGTGGGCACTGACCGATTGGGACGCCACGGTCGGGCCGATCCGTATGCAATTCGCGCGAACGTTGCCCGAAGTGGGAACCAGCTGGACCCTCTACGGCCGCCTGCTGCCGGAAGCGCTGGGGCGTTCCAGCACGGCCCGGATCGCGGTGCTGGCGACGGTCGCGCTCGCCCTGGTCGCCACCCGGCCCGCGGACCTGGCGGGCGTGTTGCGGCGGTGCGGGATTCTGCTCGTGGCGTTCGTGGTGATGGCCGTGTTCTGGTCGCCGCAGTGGGTCGTCTGGTTCCTGCCGTTGCTGATCCCGCTGGCCCGAACCAGCCGGTGCGTCGCGGCCGCGGCCGCCGCGCTGGACGTGGTGAATTACGTTTCATTCTCGATCCTGTTCCTCATCGTCTACAGCATGATTGATGTCGACACCGCAGCCTCTTTGGCGGGGGTCATGCACTACGTCCGCGGGGTCGCGTGGTTCGGGCTCGCGGGCGTCCTGGCGTGGGGCGAGTGGGCGGCGCGCCGGTCGGCCCGCCGGCCGACGCACGACGAAGGGATCGCGGTCTTCCGCCGGGACCGGGCCGCGCTGACGGCGTTGTTTCTCGAACGCGGCCGCGCGGCGGGCACACCCCGCGGCCTGGCGTGGGTATCGGCCGTGGCGAACGGGGAGCCGGTGTTCGCCTCCGACGAGACGGGCCGGCTCGTCGCGCTCGCGCCGCTGGTGGTCCAATTCGCCCCGGAGCCGGGGTCGGATCTGGAAGACGTCCCACAAGCCCGCGAGCCCCGCCCGGTGACCGGCATGTTCACCTGGGAAAACGGCGCCTGGCGGACGACCGGCCGCGCCGTGTTCAACCTCTCGCCCGAACAGGTGATCGCGAACGCGAAACAGCTAAAAGTTAAAAGTTAA